From Haloferax sp. Atlit-12N:
GGTCCGGTTCGTCAGCGGACCGATTTCGATGTGCGCCGCCGGGCAGTCGAGATTAATATGGTCAAGTTTCGACCTGACAGCAGTCGGCTCCGCGTCGACGAACTCGTACGCCAGTTCGGCGCCGTCGTATCCGGCGTCTGATACTCGCTCAAGCAGGTCTAGTGTTCCGTGTGCTGCGTCTCGAACCGTGTAAAGATTTATCGCTGTATGAACCACGGATAGCGACTCGTCTGAGAGTGTAATACATCTACTGGTGTCGCTCTCACAGCGACCGATATATGTACGAGTGTGACGTTACCACGCATCATATGAAGTACGGCTTCCTGTACGACTCTCGATTGGATGAATCACAGATATCAACCCGCGACGAGAGCCGAAAGCGCCACGGAAGTGACTGGGGAACCAACGAGGATGACGCCTCCCTTCCGGACGTCGTCGTGTGGCCCGAATCGACGGCCGACGTCGCGACTGTACTTTCTGCAGCAAATTCTCACGGTGTTCCGGTGACCCCATACGCGGCCGGGACGAGCCTCGAAGGCCATCCAGTACCTGTCCGAGGAGGAATCAGTCTGAACATGACGAAGATGAACTCCGTGCTCGACGTGCGTCCCGACGACTTCCAAATCGACGTCCAACCGGGCGTCCTGGGCAGTAGTATCAACGATGCCGTCGAGCGGTACGGTCTTTTCTTCCCACCGCTGCCATCGTCGGGTGACATCTCGACTATCGGTGGGATGATCGCAAACGACGCTAGCGGCATGCAAACAGTAAAATACGGGGAAGTTCACGACTGGATTCTGCGACTCGAAGCGGTGCTTCCGGACGGGACGATCATTGAGACCGGAACCAACGCGGCGAAGACATCCGCCGGGTACAATCTGCTCGACCTCCTCGTCGGGAGCGAGGGCACTCTCGCCGTCGTCACCGAGGCAACGCTTGAGCTCACAGGGCGACCAGAGCAAGTCTGGGGGGGCCGGGTGACGTTCGATACGGTCGGCGGCGCAT
This genomic window contains:
- a CDS encoding FAD-binding oxidoreductase, with the protein product MKYGFLYDSRLDESQISTRDESRKRHGSDWGTNEDDASLPDVVVWPESTADVATVLSAANSHGVPVTPYAAGTSLEGHPVPVRGGISLNMTKMNSVLDVRPDDFQIDVQPGVLGSSINDAVERYGLFFPPLPSSGDISTIGGMIANDASGMQTVKYGEVHDWILRLEAVLPDGTIIETGTNAAKTSAGYNLLDLLVGSEGTLAVVTEATLELTGRPEQVWGGRVTFDTVGGASTFTSDVIRWGVDVAKIELLDKLSVEIVNEHLDAGLEERPMVFVEFHTNHSAEDEVAFFESVVDQHPVVDCAVGESGAEMETLWMVREEMATALKNYNPELTILTSGDVTVPISTYADLIRYISSLEDEYGLEIPCFGHAGDGNVHYTIFVRSDDDRQRVTGERVDRNIVERAIDLGGTCTGEHGVGMGKKQHLASEYSHGTMELMRRIKRAFDPNGTLNPGKMF